From Penaeus chinensis breed Huanghai No. 1 chromosome 29, ASM1920278v2, whole genome shotgun sequence:
CAAAAGTGCCGCTGCCTCCAAGACCTCCACTGCCACCAAGTCCACCAGAGGAGACAAAAGTGCCGCTGCCTCCAAGGCCTCCGCTGGAACCGAAACTGCTGCCACCTCCAAGGCTTCCACCACTTCCATGGCTGCCACCAACTCCACCACTGCCTCCAAAGCCGCCACTGCTGCCACCAACGCCTCCACTTTCACCAAGTCCACCAGTGGAGCCAAAAGTGCTGCCACCACCAAGGCTTCCACCAGTTCCTCCAAGAACTCCACTGCCAAAGGAGCTGCTTCCACTGCCGCTGTAACCTGATCCACCTAATCCTCCACTCCCAGAGCCTGATCCAAATCCACTAGAGCCACTACCGGCACCCCCTAATCCTGACCCTCCACTTCCAAAACCTGATCCACCAGTGCTGGATCCCAGTCCTCCACTTCCGAAGCTTGATCCACCAGTGCTGGAGCCCAGTCCTCCACTTCCGAAGCCTGATCCACTGGAGCTGGagccacttcctccacttccgaaGCCTGATCCACCGGAACTGGAACCACTTCCTCCACTACCGAAGCCTGATCcaccagctcctcttcctccacccccgaCTCCACTGCCAAAGCTAGACCCGGACCCGCCGTGGCCTTTCCGTCCGCCGCCGTAAGGGACGGGCTCGGCCACTGCCAGGCACAGCAGCGCCATCGCGGCCGCGGAGGCGATCTGACAAATATTCATGGAGAAAGAATTTTCTGTTTAATTCATCCATTTCCTTCTTGGGTGGGTGTTATTGTTTATTGGAACGTCAATTTTGCGTTcagtgtattgaaaaaaaaatgttattccaGAAAATATAAATGCTTTCAAAAAAGAAAGCACTGTTATACCTACCAGAGACCGATGGTTCTTCATCATGCTCAGTTCTCTTTGCTTAAGAACTGATGCCCAGACTGCATCGTGTCAGTATTTATACTTGATTTTCTCTCAGGGAAGTTGCAGTTGCCAGTTAATGCAACATTGATCTATCagacaatgaagaaaaaagtagTTGGGTTTCTAGGAAGAGTAAAGCAAGATGCAAGATGCCGTTGACACTGCAGCTACATTGAGGGAAAACCGAGTGCCTTCGAAGAAGTCTCAGCGATCAGGACCGTAAGCCTTGTTTTATTTTACAAATCATACATatttagattaatatatatacatgtatatatacatatgtatatgtatatatatacatacacatgtacatatatatatacacatgtacatatatatacatgtatatacatatatatacatatatatacatatatatacatatatgtatatatatagcctacatataaagataaatatgtgcttgtatatacagtatataaaaagagacaaaatatagatacatacaaataacacttatatacacatacaaatacatacacatttagatagagagatatatagatacatatacacccacaaatgtatatagatatatacattcatggtagcacttacatttatatttatatatagatatagatagttatgtgggtgtatgtgtttttatatttatatctacatataaatatatatgcatacttatatgtatatatgtttatgtgtgttttttccaGGATCACGGAAGTCCCACCGAATTCATCTTTTAATATTACTTTAGTGTATGATGTAATTTATATGTTTTCACTATTCAAAAATTATACTGTAGTTAATGTTTTCAGGTGTTTATTTGTgctaatgtgtgtgcatgtgtggatgtggatgttttcataatatcaaatatatcagCGGATTTGATGGTAAATGTATCCACGATTCATTATCAATCTTTCAATGAACCCTCCAATATCAAAGtcctttgttattatttactaGAATTACCAAGTGTTTTcctcaaaacaaaaagaaaagtaaaaaataggCATACGGTTTGACCTGCTGATATATTCAATTCATTTTCCTTAAAGCACCATATTGTGtggcttttttttccttctccatccacCTCAGTAAGCGATTGCGTCATTAACTCTCTTCTggcaattttgtttgtttttgcttggtttgtgtgtatttgcgccATTATATAGAACATGGACAGTccacactaataaaaaaatatatattgcaagtaTCGTATTGGCCTCTTTTTCAAAGTGTTGATGGGATACTTAGGAATCTTATTAATTCTGGTCTTTTTCTAGATACAAATTTCCAGCGCTCCTAGAATAAAACGGATATACGATTTCAAGACAAGCATTTGTTGAAATTGAGGTACTGCAGAACTTTGAATAGTTGAGATGTTGAAATTTCTGGATTTCGCAACAAGCTATTCACAGTACAACCgtctttagtaaaaaaaaattttttttttttttttttttctttgacccaCTCTTTGATATCATAGTTTCCTAATCCTCGGTCACTGCCCTAACATCACACTAAAC
This genomic window contains:
- the LOC125040358 gene encoding glycine-rich cell wall structural protein-like; amino-acid sequence: MMKNHRSLIASAAAMALLCLAVAEPVPYGGGRKGHGGSGSSFGSGVGGGGRGAGGSGFGSGGSGSSSGGSGFGSGGSGSSSSGSGFGSGGLGSSTGGSSFGSGGLGSSTGGSGFGSGGSGLGGAGSGSSGFGSGSGSGGLGGSGYSGSGSSSFGSGVLGGTGGSLGGGSTFGSTGGLGESGGVGGSSGGFGGSGGVGGSHGSGGSLGGGSSFGSSGGLGGSGTFVSSGGLGGSGGLGGSGTFGSTGGFGGSSGVGGSSNGFGGSSGSGLGSSSGASSGSFGGSSGVGGSSSGFGERRGVGGSGGVGGCSGGFGGSGLSGSADARAKAGAATLSTSNDVFNYYMKQGTDSTGNAINVLLWASALEQGELSMMKNHRSVVGVTVHF